The Bacillota bacterium genomic interval TCCCCGAGGTAGGCTTCGATGACCCGCCTGTTCCTCTTGATGTCCGCTGGCGCCCCTTCCGCAATCGTGACACCGTAGTCCAGGACGATTATACGCTCACAGAGGTTCATGACCAGGCTCATGTCGTGCTCAATCAGAAAGATCGTCAAGTCGAACCTGTCTCGTATCCACAGGATGAGTTTGAGCAGTTCCTGAGTCTCCTGGGGATTCATTCCCGCGGCCGGTTCGTCGAGAAGCAAGAGCTTGGGCCCGGTCGCGAGGGCCCTGGCGATCTCGAGTCGCCTCTGCGCGCCGTACGGAAGGCTGCTCGCGATCTCATCAGCCTTGTCGTCCAGGTGAAGAAGCCGCAGGAGTTCCATGGACTTCTCGTATATCTGGTCCTCCTGTGGAACGTATCTTCCGGTCCTGAGCACAGCCTCAGTCATTGAATACGGATAGTGGCCGTGGAACGCCGTCCTGACATTGTCCAGGACCGTCAGGTTGTTGAAGAGCCTGATGTTCTGGAATGTCCTGGCAATTCCAAGTTCGGTCACTTCAAACGGCTTCTTCTTGGTGATGTCTTCTTCCATGAAGTAGATTGAGCCAGACGTAGCGTCGAGGAGCCCCGTGAGCATATTGAAGACCGTGGTCTTCCCGGCGCCGTTCGGGCCGATCAGCCCCACGAGCTCACCTTTCCTGAGTGTCACATTGAAGTTGGAGACAGCCTTGAGCCCGCCGAAGCTCATGGAGAGATCCCGCGTCTCGAGAATGGGCGCAACCCCGTCCCGGCCGCCGTTCTTCGTCGGCTGTCGCTTGTCCGCGAGACCTAGCATGCCGAACGTGAACTCCGTGGTTCCCATGAGGCCTTTAGGCCGGTAGAGCATCATGAGTATCAGCATCAACGCATAGACAATCATCCTATAGTCAGCGACAGCACGCAGAACCTCAGGCAAGAAGGTCACGACGAAAGCCGCGGCCACCGTTCCTGTCAGGCTGCCGA includes:
- a CDS encoding branched-chain amino acid ABC transporter ATP-binding protein/permease, which produces MSGSRFANVLSVFRGKSLMRGGVTLAGLLAGYFLVTAMHGAGFLINDYYLQILIWVGINVIMGASLNLINGFTGQFSLGHAGFMAIGGYIAASMTKLMGFPFPVALLMGGLGAALGGLIVGVPTLRLRGDYLAIATLGFGEIIRVIIVNLDVVGGPRGLTAIPAHTTFLWVYVIAAASVFLIKNLIWSKHGRALVAVREDETAAETMGVDTTRYKITAFVIGSFFAGIAGGLYAHKITFIDPSQFDFMKSIEALVIIVLGGLGSLTGTVAAAFVVTFLPEVLRAVADYRMIVYALMLILMMLYRPKGLMGTTEFTFGMLGLADKRQPTKNGGRDGVAPILETRDLSMSFGGLKAVSNFNVTLRKGELVGLIGPNGAGKTTVFNMLTGLLDATSGSIYFMEEDITKKKPFEVTELGIARTFQNIRLFNNLTVLDNVRTAFHGHYPYSMTEAVLRTGRYVPQEDQIYEKSMELLRLLHLDDKADEIASSLPYGAQRRLEIARALATGPKLLLLDEPAAGMNPQETQELLKLILWIRDRFDLTIFLIEHDMSLVMNLCERIIVLDYGVTIAEGAPADIKRNRRVIEAYLGEEAV